The Xiphias gladius isolate SHS-SW01 ecotype Sanya breed wild chromosome 4, ASM1685928v1, whole genome shotgun sequence genome includes a window with the following:
- the tube1 gene encoding tubulin epsilon chain: MTQSVVVQVGQCGNQVGCRFWDLALREHAHVNKKGLYDEALSSFFRNVDSRKSDGGACGVGGRIQHLKARAVLVDMEEGVVNEILQGPLREVFDSTQLLTDVSGSGNNWAVGHMMYGSAYREQIVDKLRKAAEHCDCLQCFFLIHSMGGGTGSGLGTRVLSLLEEEFPEVCRIVTSVYPSAEDDVITSPYNSVLAMRELTEHAACVLPVENQSLVDIVSKIKHMSHGGKQGPMIKRESTIISGQGGLSGSEKPFDAMNNILANLLLNITSSARFEGSLNMDLNEIAMNLVPFPRLHYLVPSLTPLYTLADVSVPTRRLDQMFSDAFSKDHQLIRADPKHSLYLACALMVRGNVQVSDLRRNIERLRPSLPFVSWNQEGWKTSLCSVPPVGHAHSLLALANNTCVKPSFMELRERFNKLYRKKAHLHHYLQVEGMEQSCFSEAISSLSSLIEEYSHLDATKGRLMHDTPRLRIVR; the protein is encoded by the exons aTGACACAGTCCGTTGTAGTTCAGG TTGGACAGTGTGGTAACCAGGTTGGCTGCAGGTTTTGGGATCTTGCTTTGCGAGAACATGCCCATGTCAATAAA AAAGGATTGTATGATGAGGCTCTCAGTAGCTTTTTCCGGAATGTGGACTCAAG GAAAAGTGATGGGGGAGCCTGTGGTGTCGGTGGGAGAATCCAACATCTGAAGGCCAGG GCGGTGCTGGTGGATATGGAGGAGGGCGTGGTCAATGAGATCCTGCAGGGTCCGTTGAGGGAAGTGTTCGACAGCACTCAGCTTCTCACAGACGTGTCAGGTTCAGGCAACaactg GGCAGTTGGACACATGATGTACGGCTCAGCCTACAGGGAGCAGATAGTGGATAAGCTGCGGAAGGCAGCAGAACACTGTGACTGTCTGCAGtgcttttttctcattcattctaTGGGAGGAG GTACCGGTTCCGGCTTGGGGACCAGAGTGCTGagcctgctggaggaggagttCCCTGAGGTGTGTCGAATTGTCACTTCAGTCTATCCATCTGCGGAGGATGATGTCATCACCTCTCCTTACAACAGTGTCCTGGCTATGAGAGAGCTCACAGAGCACGCTGCCTGTGTCTTGCCTGTGGAAAACCag tcgTTGGTTGACATTGTGAGCAAGATTAAACATATGTCTCATGGTGGAAAGCAAGGGCCGATGATCAAGAGAGAGAGCACCATCATCTCTGGACAGGGCGGGCTCAGTGGGTCAGAGAAGCCCTTTGATGCCATGAATAACATTTTGGCTAACCTGTTGCTTAATATTACCAG CTCAGCACGCTTTGAGGGTTCTCTCAACATGGATCTGAACGAGATTGCCATGAACCTGGTACCTTTCCCTCGTTTACACTACCTGGTACCCAGCCTCACCCCTCTCTACACACTGGCAGATGTCAGTGTCCCCACCAGAAG ATTGGATCAGATGTTCAGCGATGCCTTCAGTAAAGACCACCAGCTAATCCGAGCTGACCCGAAGCACAGCCTCTACCTGGCCTGTGCCCTCATGGTCAGGGGCAACGTGCAAGTGTCCGACCTCCGCAGGAACATTGAGAG ACTGAGGCCATCGCTGCCCTTTGTCTCATGGAACCAGGAAGGCTGGAAGACGAGCCTGTGTTCTGTGCCTCCCGTGGGTCACGCCCACTCCCTGTTAGCCCTGGCCAACAACACCTGTGTGAAGCCCAGTTTCATGGAGCTGAGAGAGCGTTTTAACAAGCTCTACAGGAAGAAG GCTCACTTACATCACTACCTGCAAGTAGAGGGGATGGAGCAGAGCTGCTTCTCAGAGgccatctcctctctcagttCACTGATTGAAGAGTACAGTCATCTTGATGCCACCAAGGGGAGACTCATGCATGACACACCCAGGCTCAGAATCGTCAGATGA
- the ccn6 gene encoding LOW QUALITY PROTEIN: cellular communication network factor 6 (The sequence of the model RefSeq protein was modified relative to this genomic sequence to represent the inferred CDS: inserted 2 bases in 2 codons; substituted 2 bases at 2 genomic stop codons), translating to MKTNISPLDQXSGERCVWRRDRRRFVPFSDRSAPPHPIPLSLXPRSHLPAPSSPCAXPGAHTDLLTXKMLSLLYRSLLLILTQQCFSRAQNNGQLLAPRGGQPAAERRQFCQWPCKCRERPYCAPGVSAVLDGCGCCKSCARQIGEACNERDVCDPHKGMYCDFSADQPRYEVGVCAYMMAVGCDLNGAHYENGEAFQPSPLYKCTCIAGAIGCTPAFIQKPAGLLGPAPLMGNIPAALRSSQSPKKHQQDATYMSAWKKNCLIQTTPWSPCSKTCGLGISVRVNNDNSKCEMRKDRRLCLLRPCERALLRSIKVPKGKTCRPKFQAKKAEKLTLSGCTSTKNFKPTYCGVCTDKRCCFPNKSRMIKVDFACKGGSNTQWKMQWITSCVCQRKCDNPGDMFSDLRLL from the exons ATGAAGACAAATATTTCCCCTCTGGATCAGTAAAGTGGGGaaaggtgtgtttggagaagagacagaaggCGCTTTGTACCCTTCTCTGACaggtctgcccccccccaccccattcctctctccc tccctcgaTCCCACCTTCCTGCTCCCTCATCCCCCTGCG CTCCTGGAGCTCACACAGACCTTCTCACTTGAAAGATGCTATCGCTTCTCTACCGTTCCCTCCTACTCATCCTTACTCAACAG TGCTTCAGCAGGGCTCAGAACAATGGGCAGCTGCTGGCTCCTCGAGGTGGACAGCCTGCAGCTGAGAGGCGGCAGTTCTGCCAGTGGCCCTGCAAGTGTCGGGAGAGACCTTATTGTGCCCCGGGGGTGAGTGCCGTCCTGGACGGGTGTGGCTGCTGCAAGAGCTGCGCCAGGCAGATTGGAGAAGCGTGCAACGAGAGGGACGTCTGTGACCCGCACAAGGGCATGTACTGCGACTTCTCAGCAGACCAGCCAAGATATGAAGTtggagtgtgtgcat atatgatggcAGTGGGCTGTGACCTGAATGGGGCCCACTATGAGAACGGAGAAGCTTTCCAGCCCAGCCCCCTGTATAAGTGCACATGTATTGCCGGAGCCATTGGCTGTACCCCTGCTTTCATCCAGAAGCCTGCTGGTCTCTTAGGTCCCGCCCCACTGATGGGCAACATTCCAGCCGCCCTCCGCAGCAGTCAGAGTCCAAAGAAGCACCAGCAGGACGCTACCTACAtgtcag CCTGGAAGAAGAACTGTCTGATCCAGACCACGCCCTGGAGTCCCTGCTCCAAGACCTGCGGCCTGGGAATCTCTGTGCGCGTCAACAACGACAACAGCAAATGTGAGATGAGGAAGGACCGTCGCCTGTGCCTGTTGCGACCATGTGAGAGGGCCCTGCTAAGGAGTATTAAG GTGCCAAAGGGAAAGACATGCCGGCCTAAATTCCAGGCAAAGAAAGCGGAGAAGCTGACACTCTCTGGCTGTACCAGTACCAAAAATTTTAAGCCCACATACTGTGGTGTATGTACAGACAAGCGCTGCTGTTTCCCCAACAAGTCCCGCATGATAAAGGTCGACTTCGCTTGCAAAGGAGGCTCCAACACACAGTGGAAAATGCAGTGGATAACGTCCTGCGTGTGCCAGAGAAAGTGCGACAATCCGGGTGACATGTTTTCCGACCTGCGGTTACTTTAA